One window of the Podospora pseudocomata strain CBS 415.72m chromosome 7, whole genome shotgun sequence genome contains the following:
- the HCM1 gene encoding Forkhead transcription factor (COG:K; EggNog:ENOG503NXCX), producing the protein MVITGTIDITTSLHSTARPDMAKPPRFQASQAGFPIYEDFNFDQTAPIISNAPMPPAPKPARQPLQSADANVVLNPPTSSFVKQSPLKPSAPPSNMPLTPMKSSRSSKLSMVQMMPPSNFQQQGTDSPEKRQPVMSRFKTVAQKPQQSDFNIQQFMGKENSHPMIFPAPPQPQQFNLPLEHYYQKPSGKRLLEAAPIKELRPAKKQRVDDALPPHDSFPQIIDDGSKPGHSYATLIGMAILRSPQRRLTLAQIYKWISDTYSFYNANDAGWQNSIRHNLSLNKHFIKQERPKDDPGKGNYWAIEPGAEHLFMKEKPSRKAAAPSAENMPVMSTRLEPSQPQMPQFHEPILPPQLPIAPNPLPQLPPMPSSQQLAPASHLPELSSDATIPASDLATVDDGHDRLGENDLHDNNLYSPLPAAMHSSPPVPKRVESRHSDTPPPQRRGHGSSVSKSRTRRSFMDDSGYISSLESSAMRPGRDHSKLLTSEADRPRLRRGLAEEEIVRLRASSYDSPSKGRSQAYVPPSSSPLRQPVHSNAGQMLPPLTPAMKLKAPPKPPASVSPSTNLRLHRESIQSMVDGDSPYKRVAAMCPEVQLTPGYLMDDLFANFEHTKDDEFPEFDIFNETYTSLYALSPAGIAPTGSPVKRSVRKQRLERSHSTGALSDLAAPLSNNSASSASFLKVPAQPNNLMLETPSKVFDGLLSSPSKLFHDLQSPSKMPAALNGENLAPWLSMDDLYAPDVLGEESNDFQPIDMLAGFEKIGSSSSQASRNNNNNNNNNNNNNNNNNNNNNNNRPSQKSSLTRSYTTKF; encoded by the exons ATGGTAATAACT GGCACCATCGATATAACCACATCGCTCCACTCCACAGCTCGGCCTGACATGGCCAAGCCGCCGCGTTTTCAGGCCTCTCAAGCCGGCTTCCCCATCTACGAGGACTTCAACTTCGACCAGACAgctcccatcatcagcaacgCACCCATGCCTCCAGCACCGAAGCCGGCCCGACAGCCTCTCCAGAGCGCCGATGCCAATGTCGTACTGAACCCGCCCACATCTAGCTTTGTCAAGCAATCACCACTGAAGCCGAGTGCTCCGCCATCCAATATGCCGCTCACCCCGATGAAGTCGTCTCGAAGCAGCAAGCTCAGCATGGTTCAGATGATGCCGCCAAGCAACTTTCAGCAGCAAGGGACCGACTCGCCCGAGAAGAGACAACCTGTAATGTCGAGGTTCAAGACGGTCGCCCAAAAACCTCAGCAGTCCGACTTCAACATTCAGCAGTTCATGGGCAAGGAAAACTCACATCCCATGATTTTCCCCGCGCCACCCCAGCCACAACAGTTCAACCTACCTCTGGAGCATTATTACCAAAAACCGTCAGGAAAGCGATTGTTGGAGGCTGCACCGATCAAGGAACTGAGGCCCGCCAAGAAGCAAAGGGTGGACGACGCGCTGCCACCGCACGACTCATTCCCGCAGATTATCGACGATGGATCAAAGCCAGGACACAGCTATGCGACTTTGATTGGGATGGCCATCCTCCGCTCACCACAGCGACGATTGACACTGGCTCAGATCTACAAGTGGATTTCTGACACATATTCCTTCTACAATGCCAACGATGCGGGGTGGCAGAACAGCATCCGTCATAACCTGTCTCTCAACAAGCACTTCATCAAGCAGGAACGACCCAAGGATGATCCGGGCAAGGGCAACTATTGGGCAATTGAACCGGGCGCAGAACACTTGTTCATGAAGGAAAAGCCCTCGAGGAAAGCGGCCGCCCCATCAGCTGAGAATATGCCGGTCATGTCGACGCGTCTCGAGCCCTCTCAACCACAAATGCCTCAATTTCACGAACCGATTTTGCCGCCTCAGCTTCCCATCGCACCCAACCCTCTGCCGCAATTACCGCCAATGCCATCATCGCAACAGCTAGCTCCTGCAAGCCACTTGCCGGAGCTCTCATCCGACGCCACCATTCCAGCTTCCGATCTGGCCACCGTTGATGACGGGCATGACAGGCTTGGGGAGAATGACCTTCACGACAACAACCTGTACTCTCCTCTGCCTGCGGCCATGCACTCCTCGCCTCCCGTTCCCAAACGTGTGGAATCGAGACACAGTGACACCCCCCCACCTCAGAGGCGGGGACATGGTTCGTCAGTCAGCAAGTCGCGTACTCGGCGTTCGTTCATGGATGATAGCGGGTACATTTCCTCCCTCGAGTCGTCAGCAATGCGTCCTGGGCGGGACCACTCCAAGCTACTCACCTCTGAGGCTGATCGTCCGCGTCTTCGTAGAGGcctggccgaggaagagatTGTCCGTCTCCGCGCCTCATCTTACGACAGCCCCTCAAAGGGTCGCTCTCAGGCCTACGTTCCGCCTTCCTCGTCACCTCTGCGGCAGCCAGTTCATAGCAACGCTGGGCAGATGCTTCCGCCGTTGACCCCTGCCATGAAGCTCAAGGCgccccccaagccaccagCGTCTGTCTCGCCTAGCACCAACTTGCGCCTTCACCGAGAAAGCATCCAGTCCATGGTGGACGGGGACTCGCCCTACAAGCGCGTCGCGGCTATGTGTCCCGAAGTGCAGCTCACCCCCGGCTATCTCATGGATGATTTGTTCGCCAACTTCGAGCATACCAAGGACGACGAATTTCCAGAGTTCGACATCTTCAACGAGACGTACACATCACTCTATGCTCTGTCTCCTGCCGGAATCGCGCCCACCGGCTCGCCTGTGAAGCGCTCTGTGAGGAAGCAGAGACTGGAACGCTCGCATTCCACGGGCGCGTTGAGCGACCTGGCCGCTCCCTTGTCCAACAATTCTGCGAGCTCGGCGTCTTTCCTCAAGGTTCCTGCTCAGCCGAACAATCTGATGCTGGAGACACCGAGCAAGGTCTTTGATGGCCTTCTTTCATCGCCAAGCAAGCTTTTCCACGACCTGCAATCGCCATCCAAAATGCCAGCGGCGCTCAACGGTGAGAATCTGGCCCCCTGGCTCTCCATGGATGACCTTTACGCGCCTGATGTCCTCGGAGAGGAGAGTAACGATTTCCAGCCGATTGACATGCTCGCTGGGTTCGAGAAGATTGGCTCAAGCAGCTCGCAAGCATcgcgcaacaacaacaacaacaacaacaacaacaacaacaacaacaacaacaacaacaacaacaacaacaacaatcgGCCCTCTCAAAAATCGAGCCTCACCCGCTCGTACACTACCAAGTTTTGA